In Geoalkalibacter sp., a single genomic region encodes these proteins:
- the grpE gene encoding nucleotide exchange factor GrpE — MSKKKKEETKETVAEQDQVAVEETAPAACGDELADLGRALDECREEARRNHDLYLRAAADLDNFRKRAQREREDLAKFANERILREVLPVIDNLERALEHARQEAGDVRTLREGVEMTLGQFVKVLEKFGVTPVSSLGEVFDPARHEAMGQIESAEQPPNTVAQELQKGYLLHERLLRPALVMVTRAPAAPGPSDD, encoded by the coding sequence GTGTCGAAGAAGAAAAAGGAAGAAACGAAGGAGACGGTCGCCGAGCAGGACCAGGTCGCCGTTGAGGAAACGGCGCCCGCAGCGTGCGGCGATGAGCTCGCCGATCTGGGCCGCGCTCTCGATGAATGCCGCGAGGAAGCGCGGCGCAACCACGATCTCTACCTGCGCGCCGCCGCCGATCTGGACAATTTCCGCAAGCGCGCCCAGCGCGAGCGCGAGGATCTCGCCAAGTTCGCCAACGAGCGCATCCTGCGCGAGGTGTTGCCGGTCATCGACAACCTGGAGCGCGCCCTGGAGCATGCCCGGCAGGAAGCGGGCGACGTGCGCACCCTGCGCGAAGGGGTGGAGATGACCCTCGGCCAGTTCGTCAAGGTGCTGGAAAAATTCGGCGTGACGCCCGTCTCCAGCCTGGGCGAGGTCTTCGACCCGGCGCGCCACGAGGCCATGGGGCAGATCGAAAGCGCCGAGCAGCCCCCCAACACCGTGGCCCAGGAGCTGCAAAAGGGGTATCTGCTCCACGAGCGCCTGCTGCGCCCGGCCCTGGTGATGGTGACCCGGGCGCCCGCCGCGCCCGGGCCGAGCGACGACTGA